CGATGCCGCTGACCGCTTGAGAATTGAAGCGACAATGGCTGATTATTCGCTGAACGATGTGGCCCGTGCGGATTCGTTGATGGTCTACCTCAATGGAAATCCGGATGGCGATGATGTGGATCCGCTCAAGTACCGCTATGCCCGTTATTTGGAAGATTCATACCAGCTGAAGCAGGCGAAGCGCATGTACATGAAGCTTTTGACGAGCCGTACATCGTACAAGGATTCTGCTTATGCTTCTGTGCGCCGCTTGAGAGAAGTGCTTGGCGCCCCGGAATCGCTTGCGGAAAAGGTCGCGTATGCGAAGATGGCCTGCACGAAGGACGAAATGAAAAGCTGTCTGGAGTTGCTTGATTCCATCCAGATTCTGGATGCCCAGCAGGTCCAGAAAAATCCAGCCTCGGCCGTGGTGCTTGACGATCCGGCCTATGCCCGCTTGAAAAAGAGCACTCTGGATTTGAACACCCGCATTACGCTGTGGGAAAAACGTGCGGCTGCACTCCGCTCGCTGAACCGTAATGCAGATGCTATTGAACAGTACCGCTTCCTGATCGAAAATGTGGACCCGCGCCCGTCCTGGATCCAGGCGATTCTCAAGCTTTACCGCAAGGAAGCTGCGGGGCTTTTTGACGAAGAAATCCACAGCTATGATTCGCTTTTGCAGGATGTGAGCCAGTTCAGCAACGAGAATGCGAACAACCTCTGGTTGCGTGGCTTTGAATTTGAACAGAAGCTGATGTATGACAAGGCGATAGAATGCTACAAGAAGCTCATCCACAAGCGTTTCAAGAGCAATCTGAGGCGCCAGTGGGCGAGATTCCGCATTGGCTACTGCTACTTTAAGCGTGGCATGTGGGTGGAAGCTTCGGCCTATTTCCGCGATGCGATGAAGGATCCGTTCCTTTGGAGCGGCAGTGCATCCAGGATGTTCCTTGGCGATACGTACATGAAGATGGGCGAGGATTCGCTTGCCCGTGCAGCCTACCTCGACTGCATCAAGGATTTCCCGCTTTCGTACTATGCCCACCGCAGCCGCACGAAGCTCTTGGATAATCGCCTGCTGCCGTCGGAAAAGATTCCTTACGCTCATGGAGTGCCGATGTCCCATGCGGCGACAATCGACTGGATCCGCTCCGTAAACAAGCTCGGAAAGCCGGACGCCTCGTACAGCAAGGAACGCTACGAACGTATCAAGAAGCTTTTCCTCTACGGATTTGAAGAGGAAGCCTTCAGACTCTATGAAGAGATCAAGAAGAAAAACTTCAAGCGCATGGATTTCCTGTATGAATACGGGAAGCTGTTCTACGAAATGGGCGAAACGGCTGCCGGTTACAGGCTTGCGCGCCAGTTCCAGGCGAAGATGGATAGGCGCTTGTTTATGTCTCCTCCGCTTGACGTGCTTCATTACCTCTTCCCGGTACCGTATGCTGACCCTGTGGTTTACTATTCGGGCACGAGCATTGACCCGTTCTTTGTCTATAGCGTGATGCGCCAGGAATCCATTTTCGATTTCCAGATTACATCGCCTGCGGGCGCCTGCGGCCTTTTGCAGATTATGCCTGCGACGGGCAAGATGCTTGCCGACAAGGAGGAAATCTCGGACTTTAATCCGAAGCGCCTGTACAATGCCTACATGAACATCCGCCTGGGTATCCGCTACCTTGTGGACCTCAAGGACGAATACAAAAACGACTACATGTACGTGCTTTGCAACTACAATGCGGGCCCGAAGCCGACAAGGCGCTGGCAGTCCGAAAGCGAAGGCCTCCCGTGGGATTTGCGTGTCGAAGACATCAGCTACTGGGAAACCCGCGACTACGTCAAGCGCGTCATGGGAAATTACTGGATCTATCAGGAAATATATCGAGATAAGTAGTTACTAGTTATGAGTTACTAGTTACTAGATTTTTTGATTATGGCTGTTTCGAATTATCAAAATTTAATTGTTTGGCGTAAAGCGATGGATTTGGCTAAGGAAGTTTATGCTATAGTAAAGTTACTTCCCAAAGAAGAGCTTTTTGCTTTGTCAGATCAAATCAGAAGAGCTGTTGTATCAATACCATCTAATATTGCAGAAGGCTGTGGACGTGAATCTAAAAGTCAAATGATGAATTTTCTGAGAATCGCTAAGGGGTCTGCAGCAGAATTAGAGACTCAGTTATTATTATGCAAAGAAATCGGATATATTGATGAAATAAAATTAAAAATGCCATTAATTCTTTTAGATGAAATTAGCCGAATGATTCGTTCTCTTATGCAAAAGGGATGAATTTTCTAGTAACTATAAACTAGTAACTAGTAACTTACTATGCTCTTTCTTCTTCTTACCATTGGTCCTGCGTTTTTATTTGCTTGTGGAAACATCCTGGAGAAATCTGGGGTGTCCACTGTTGGCAAGCGCACGGGCGGCACATCGAATCCTTGGGAATTTTTCAAGGGCATTGTTACGAATAAATTTTGGTGGCTTGGAATTGCTTGTTCCGGGCTTGCAACGCTTGGCTATTACATCGCTATGGCGCAGTACGATCTTTCGCAAGTGCAGCCGATGATGGTCCTGAATCCGGTACTGACGGCGCTTATGGGGTTCTGTATCTTGAAGGAAGTTTTGACCAAGCGCATTGTGGTCGCGATTTGCTTTGTCGTGGCAGGCCTCCTTTACTCTGTTGAAAATCTCGGTGAATCGACTGCGGTGCAGAATGTCGGAACGCTCTGGCTGTATGCGGGCGGGCTTAGCTTTGCAACGCTGATTGCGCACCTCTGGGTGAAAGACCGCGAAATGGTGGACTCGCTCATCATGGGAGTTGGCTTTGGACTCTCGGCGG
The genomic region above belongs to Fibrobacter sp. UWB4 and contains:
- a CDS encoding lytic transglycosylase domain-containing protein; translated protein: MKLFYSLLFVCTAALYAQVDGSVYSTYKSPFAEQEMIAPDQFQDAVIRAARAKKTMNDISISQNHRDFARAAYFYYSGQWDSAYVAYNSLRHREPELMGTVVLRMAKANFKQEKFAKMRETLRLEKSLENDRAWRDAADRLRIEATMADYSLNDVARADSLMVYLNGNPDGDDVDPLKYRYARYLEDSYQLKQAKRMYMKLLTSRTSYKDSAYASVRRLREVLGAPESLAEKVAYAKMACTKDEMKSCLELLDSIQILDAQQVQKNPASAVVLDDPAYARLKKSTLDLNTRITLWEKRAAALRSLNRNADAIEQYRFLIENVDPRPSWIQAILKLYRKEAAGLFDEEIHSYDSLLQDVSQFSNENANNLWLRGFEFEQKLMYDKAIECYKKLIHKRFKSNLRRQWARFRIGYCYFKRGMWVEASAYFRDAMKDPFLWSGSASRMFLGDTYMKMGEDSLARAAYLDCIKDFPLSYYAHRSRTKLLDNRLLPSEKIPYAHGVPMSHAATIDWIRSVNKLGKPDASYSKERYERIKKLFLYGFEEEAFRLYEEIKKKNFKRMDFLYEYGKLFYEMGETAAGYRLARQFQAKMDRRLFMSPPLDVLHYLFPVPYADPVVYYSGTSIDPFFVYSVMRQESIFDFQITSPAGACGLLQIMPATGKMLADKEEISDFNPKRLYNAYMNIRLGIRYLVDLKDEYKNDYMYVLCNYNAGPKPTRRWQSESEGLPWDLRVEDISYWETRDYVKRVMGNYWIYQEIYRDK
- a CDS encoding four helix bundle protein, translating into MAVSNYQNLIVWRKAMDLAKEVYAIVKLLPKEELFALSDQIRRAVVSIPSNIAEGCGRESKSQMMNFLRIAKGSAAELETQLLLCKEIGYIDEIKLKMPLILLDEISRMIRSLMQKG
- a CDS encoding EamA family transporter, which gives rise to MLFLLLTIGPAFLFACGNILEKSGVSTVGKRTGGTSNPWEFFKGIVTNKFWWLGIACSGLATLGYYIAMAQYDLSQVQPMMVLNPVLTALMGFCILKEVLTKRIVVAICFVVAGLLYSVENLGESTAVQNVGTLWLYAGGLSFATLIAHLWVKDREMVDSLIMGVGFGLSAAFYKSLAMDFDLDNIEFSSVANLLVDFRTLGYIATYGIAFLYSQVSFSRGRALFIIPFSAAVGAAVPTLAGALVFYEAFPMGKVVSVSLVLIGACLFIIRRPRRKKS